In Pasteurella dagmatis, the sequence TCGACCATTATTTAGGTAAAGAAACCGTACAAAACCTACTCGTTTTACGTTTCTCAAACGGTTTATTTGAACCTCTTTGGAACCGAAATTTCATCGATTATGTTGAAATTACAGGTGCAGAATCCTTAGGTGTTGAAGAACGTGGTGGTTATTATGACGGTTCAGGTGCGATGCGTGATATGTTCCAAAACCACTTATTGCAAGTGCTTGCAATGGTTGCAATGGAACCACCTGCAATCATCAATGCAGATTCAATGCGTGATGAAGTGGCAAAAGTGCTCTATTGCTTACACCCATTAAGCCAAGATGATTTAGAAAATAACTTAGTGCTCGGACAATACGGTACTGGTGTGATCAATGGTGAAGAGGTCAAAGGTTACTTACAAGAAAAAGGCGTGCCAGCGGACTCAGATACAGAAACCTATATGGCATTACGTTGTGAAATTGACAACTGGCGTTGGGCGGGAGTGCCTTTCTATGTACGTACTGGTAAACGTTTACCGACTCGAGTGACTGAAGTTGTGATTCACTTCAAAACCACGCCACACCCAGTATTCAGCCAAAAAGCACCTGAAAATAAACTGATTATCCGTATTCAGCCAGATGAAGGCATTTCAATGCGTTTCGGCTTGAAAAAACCGGGGGCAGGCTTTGAGGCTAAAGAAGTGTCAATGGATTTCCGTTATGCTGATCTTGCATCACCAAGTTTATTAACCGCTTATGAGCGCTTACTTTTAGATTCAATGAAAGGTGATGCAACGCTATTTGCGCGTACTGATGCGGTACACGCCTGCTGGAAATTTGTTGAGCCAATTTTAGATTACAAAGCGAAAAATGGCAGAGTATATGAATATGAATCAGGCTCTTGGGGACCAACAGAAGCGGATAAATTGATCGCAAAAACAGGCCGTGTGTGGCGCAGACCTAGCGGTTTAATGAAGAAAAAAGTGTAATTTATTCAATAATCCCCCTAGTCAAGGGGGATTATTGAAAATAACTTAGGATACGCAATGAATACAGTTATTTTTGACAACGCACAAAATGCCGTCGAAAAAATCGCACAAGAGCTTTTAGCATATAGCCTTGAAAATCGCCCTGTGCACATTTCTTTATCTGGCGGGTCAACGCCGAAATTATTATTTAAAACCCTCGCACAAGTGCCTTACAACACTGAAATTCAATGGCAAAACTTGCATTTCTGGTGGGGTGATGATCGTATGGTGTTACCAACCGATCCTGAAAGTAACTACGGCGAAGTGCAAAAATTATTATTCGATCACATTCAAATTCCTACAGAAAATATTCACCGTATTCGTGGCGAAGAGCCAGTAGAAACTGAACTTAAACGCTTTGAGCAAGAGCTAAGTGCGGTCGTTCCTGAGCAAGTTTTTGATTGGATTATTTTAGGTATGGGAACAGATGGACACACTGCATCACTTTTCCCACATCAAACTAATTTTGATGATCCACATTTAGCGGTTATCGCAAAACACCCTGAAACAGGGCAAATCCGTATTTCAAAAACGGCAAAATTGATTGAACAAGCGAAACGAGTGACTTATTTAGTGACTGGTGCAAGCAAAGCAGAAATTTTGAAAGAAATTCAAACCAAGCCAGCAGAAAGTTTGCCTTACCCAGCTGCGAAAATTAAAGCGAAAAAGGGCATTACAGAGTGGTATTTGGATAAAGATGCGGCGAAGTTGCTATAACAAGTGGTGAGATTTTTCGAAATTTTACAAAAGATTCGAGTACCAAATATAGGATAGCGCTCGTTTCCAACGAGTGCTAAAAATTAAGGTACTCGTCAAAGACGAGCGCCATCGGGGGATGAAATTCAGTAAGTTTTCAAGCGTGGCTTAAGAGATAAAAGTGCGGTATTTTTTTGAAAAATTTTCTTACTTAATCAGGAGTTTAAAATGAAAAAACTATTTTCTCTTTTCATTGTATTGACTTTAATGGCTTGCTCATCTGCAATTAGCCCATATGATATTGCTCGGAAAATTCCTAAAAATACGAATAAAACTATCATTTTTAATGTAAATGCAGCTAATAATAGCGCATCTAATTTAATCTTAGCAGGAGTGATGAAAACTAGCTCAGGTGGAATAAACAAGCAATTAATGGATTTAGTGACTAATGACAATTTAAACATTGGTATTTCAGGCAAAAGCCAAATGTTAAACAAAGTCGCTGCCACATATGTTATTGAGAATGGTAAATTCGGAAAAAATACCAAACTCTTTATGGTTGGCGATAGCGAACAAGATAAAAAAGAATTAGAACAATCCGCTAATACAAAAAATATTCCTTTTGAGTATTTTTTAGTAGGTAAGTAAGATTGGTAAAAAGAACAAATCGTTATCCACGAAAAGTACCTAACAGAGTATTACCTTTATTAGAAAAATATATGATTTCTTAAAAAACAGGAGCAAACAATGTCAGTAAAAGGTGACATCGGCGTTATCGGCTTAGCGGTAATGGGCCAAAACTTAATTTTAAATATGAATGATCACGGCTTTAAAGTAGTGGCATTCAACCGTACTACTTCGAAAGTCGATGAATTTTTACAAGGTGCTGCGAAAGGCACAAACATTATCGGGGCTTATTCATTACAAGACTTAGCGGATAAATTAGAAAAACCGCGTAAAGTGATGCTAATGGTGCGTGCGGGTGATGTTGTCGATCAATTCATCGAGGCATTATTACCTCACTTAGAAGAAGGCGACATCATTATTGATGGCGGTAACACCAACTATCCTGACACTAACCGTCGTGTGGCTTACTTACGCGAAAAAGGCATTCGCTTTATTGGTACGGGTGTTTCTGGTGGCGAAGAAGGTGCACGTTTCGGGCCTTCAATTATGCCAGGCGGTGATGAATCAGCGTGGGAACACGTAAAACCAATTCTACAAGCTATTTCTGCGAAAACCGAACAAGGCGAAGCGTGCTGTGACTGGGTGGGTCGTGATGGAGCAGGTCACTTCGTGAAAATGGTTCACAACGGTATCGAATACGGCGATATGCAACTTATCTGCGAAGCATACCAATTCTTAAAAGAAGGAGTAGGTTTATCTGATGATGAGTTGGAGGCAACGTTCAACGAATGGCGTAACACGGAGTTAGACAGCTATCTTATCGATATTACAGCAGATATTTTAGGCTACAAAGATGAAGATGGTTCTCGCTTAGTGGATAAGATTTTAGACACTGCGGGTCAAAAAGGGACAGGTAAATGGACAGGTATCAACGCTCTTGATTTCGGTATTCCATTAACACTTATCACTGAATCTGTGTTCGCACGTTGCGTATCTTCATTCAAAGATCAACGTGTTGAAGCATCAAAATTATTCAACAAAGCAGTGGGCAAAGTGGAAGGCGATAAAAAAGTGTGGATTGAAGCAGTACGCAAAGCGTTATTGGCATCAAAAATCATTTCTTACGCACAAGGCTTTATGTTAATCCGCGAAGCATCTGAAAACTTCGGTTGGAATATTAACTACGGAAACACCGCACTTTTATGGCGTGAAGGTTGTATCATCCGTAGCCGTTTCTTAGGTAACATCCGCGATGCTTATGAAGCTAACCCAGATTTAATCTTCTTGGGTTCAGACGATTACTTCAAAGGCATTTTAGAAAATAGTTTAGGTGAATGGCGTAAAGTGGTCGCAAAATCCATTGAAGTGGGTATCCCAATGCCTTGTATGGCGTCAGCGATCACCTTCTTAGACAGCTACACTAGCGAACGTTTACCAGCAAACTTATTACAAGCGCAACGTGACTACTTCGGTGCACACACTTATGAACGCACTGACAAACCACGTGGTGAGTTCTTCCATACTAACTGGACTGGTCGTGGTGGTGATACAGCATCAACGACTTACGATGTGTAGCTAAAACTCACTAAAAATTAACCGCACTTTGCTGTCAGCCGACTAAAAGTGCGGTGTTTTTTTATTGTATTTTCTGGTGATTGGAGCACCAAATTGGGCGGCTAGCTCAAGATACTTTTTATGGCAGTATTTGCTCACACTTAAAGAATACTGGCTTTCATATCAATACTAGAAGGAAGCTTATGAACATTCCTAATTACAAAAACCAAATTAAAATCGTCTTTTTTGATATTGATGAAACCTTGCTGATCAAAGATGAAGATCGTATCCCTGATAGCGTTGTGCCTGCGTTAAACAAATTGAAAGAAAACGGTATTATTACTGCGATTGCGACTGGGCGTACACCTTCAAACTTCCCACCCAAAATTAAAGAACTCATTGCACAAACTGGGATGGATTTATTTGTAACGATTAACGGGCAATATATTGATTATAAAAATGCGCCGTTAGAAAAAAACACTTTACCTACTGAAAAAATCCAAAAACTTGTGGATTTCTTTGAAAAACACCAAATTGAATACGCACAAATTTCCCCAACAGATACTGCCATTTCAGCGGCAACTGAAGAAGTGCGTGGTGCATTAGATCCACTAAAAGGTCATTATTATGTGGATAAAGATTTCTTCAAAAATAATGATGTTTTCCAAATTCTTGCGTTCTATAACACAGAAAAAGATGAACTCGTTCAAAACTCTGGCGTGTTAGCGGGCTTACAATCTGTACGTTGGCATAAAGACTCAATGGACTTATTTGACGCCAACATTTCAAAAGCAAGTGGTATTGCAAGCGCAATTCGCCATTTAGGCTTTGAAATGGAAAATGTAATGGCATTTGGTGACGGCTTAAATGACATTGAAATGCTCCGCACCGTTGGCGTGGGCGTGGCAATGGGGAATGCTCATGAAGATGTGAAAAAAATTGCACGTCACATCACTCGCCCAATTGATCAAGATGGGATTCACTACTTCCTTAAACAAGCTGGCTTATTAGATTAATTATTTTTGCGATCCAGATCGAGGCGTGTACATTAAGGACACGCCTTTTTTATGTTTCCGTTTTAGATTAATGCTTTTTACGGAGAATAAAATGAACTGGTTTGGTTTTCGCTGTTTTTTGTGCCAACAGCCTTTGGCAATTGCCCATCACGGCTTGTGTTCACACTGTAATCAAACTATTCATCGCTTTACTTATTGCGGACATTGTGGAATGGAAATTGCACGCCCTGCATTGCATTGTGGGCGTTGCTTACAAAACGAACCTAGTTGGGATCGCATAGTGATTATCGCACGTTATATGGAACCCTTGTCACAACTCATTCATCACTTTAAATTTCAAAAATCCTTCTTTTTAGACCGCACTTTAGCACGCCTTTTATTACTTGCTGTTTATGATGCAAGACGAATTTATGGACTTACTTTGCCTGATGTGCTGATACCTGTGCCACTCTATCATTTTCGCCAATGGCAGCGTGGTTACAATCAAGCAGATTTATTAGCGCAACAATTGAGCAAGTGGCTGAAAATTCCCGTAGATAACCAACTGGTACAACGCTGTAAACATACTCACACGCAACGAGGTTTAAGTGCTACTGACAGACGTAAAAACTTACGTCACGCTTTTCAGTTATCGGATAAACAATCAAAATGCCGCTATCAATCTGTCGCCTTAATTGATGATGTGATCACCACTGGTTCAACACTCAATGAAATCGCAAAATTATTGCGTAAAGCAGGTATTCAGCATATTCAAGTTTGGGGATTGGCAAGAACCTAAGCAAAGATAATTGCTGTAAAAGGTGGAAAAAAAGGCAATCTCGGAGTATCATTTCTGACAATCTTACTCAAGTATTGAATTTTTTAGGATAACTTATGGAACAAATTAAGATTTCAGAAGCGGCACAAGCACATTTCCGCCGCTTGCTCGATCAACAAGAAGAAGGCACAAATATCCGCATTTTTGTGGTCAATCCGGGTTCACCAAATGCAGAATGTGGCGTGTCATACTGCCCTGCAAATGCGGTTGAAGCAACAGATACAGAAATGAAATATGCTACCTTCTCTGCTTTCGTTGATGAAATCAGCTTACCTTTCTTGGAAGATGCTGAAATTGATTATGTGACTGAAGAACTTGGTGCACAGCTTACTTTAAAGGCACCAAATGCAAAAATGCGTAAAGTAGCAGACGACGCACCATTAATAGAACGAGTGGAATATGTGATTCAAACTCAAATCAACCCTCAGTTAGCGAGCCACGGCGGTAAAATCACGTTAATTGAAATCACTAATGAAGGCTATGCGATTTTACAATTCGGTGGTGGCTGCAACGGTTGCTCAATGGTAGATGTCACCTTAAAAGACGGTATTGAAAAACAGTTATTGTCCCTGTTCCCAAATGAATTAAAAGGTGCAAAAGATGTTACCGAACACCAACGCGGCGAACATTCTTACTACTAACCACAAAAAAGAATTAATTGACAAATAACTAAATTAGCGCCCGATAAATATATTCATTTTTCAGGGCGCTAATTTTTTGTTCCACATCATACGTTACATCTATTCAATATCTAACCTTTAAATGCCGGCAACATATTAAACATAGCTAAGAAATGGAAAAGTGCGGTCACAATACCGAATAAAATGACTATCACAATGGTGATATTACCCCCTCCCACAATAAAACCTACTTTGCCATTTGGCATAGTACGTGATTTTCTAGCGAGCATTGCCGGAATTAAACAGGTCCAAATTGTTGCTACAGCACCTGCATAACCAATCGCTTTTAAGAAACCAAGCGGGAATAGTACAGACAGTGCTAATGGAGGTAAGAATGTTACAGCCCAAGATTTTAAACGCCCTTCTTTTGTATTGTCGAATTTGAAGAAATCAGCAAGGAAATCAAAGACCCCTAAACCTACACCAATGAAAGAAGATAAAATAGCAGCTATAGAGAAAGCATTAATCGCTTGTTTTACTGATGCTGATTCGATGACATTACCTAATGCACCAAGTAATACATCTAAGTTACCGTCACTAGCAAGTACAGGGCCAAATTGGCTACGAGGTAAGTTACCAAAAATCGAGATGATCCACACTAAATAAAGCGCTAATGCAATGCTGGTTCCCCCTAAGATCGCATATTTTGCTTTACGCTCATCGCCATAATAAGCACGCATTGTAGCTACAGAGTGGTGATAACCAAATGAGGTCAATGCCACAGGCAATAACCCCATTGCATACATGGCATAGTTAGAGTCAGCCCCTTGGGTATCAAATAATGTTGTTAAATCAATATTTACAGTTAATCCAAATACACTGAAAATAAATGACAATGCCATGAAGATGATGAGTAATACAGACACTCGGTCAACAATACGAGTGGAATGCCACACAAAGAAAGAGAAAACTAATACAAATATGACTGACCAAATACGAGAATCAAGCTCTAAATAAGGTCCTATTAATCCACTTAAAATTCCACCTGATGCCGTTGTATAGGCATACAATAAAATACCACCTACAAAGTAAACAGCAAGGTTATTAATCACATTCACTGAATTACCGAGCATATCTTTTGTTACGGTATTAAATGAAGCACGCAGATCATAATGTTTATAAGCTTCTAATAATAACCAACCAGAGATCGTCATTATAAACATCGTAAAGCAAACGGTAAGAATAGACCAAATTGTCCAGGCACCGGCACCTGAGCTTGGTAGACCTAGCATTCCAGCACCAACACATACGCTAGCAATAATGCAAGCACCACCAAAAATTGAGGGGGTCTTTTTCATAATGCTTTTCCTTTTGAATGAAATAAATGAAAAAATGCAGTTTCTAGTCAATCAGAAACTGCATTTAATTTTTTTATACTTCTTTTAAGCGTGCCGTGAAATGACGTAAGACTTTCGGCTCATAAGTAAAGGTTAATCCTTTAATATTTTCAGCATTTTCCTTCACGTGTTTAAAAGCTTCAATAATAAAGTCCATATGAGTTTGAGTATAAGTCGCACGTGGTACTGTTAAGCGTAGTAACTCTGCTGGACAAGGTAATTGTTTTCCTGTTTTTGGATCACGACCTAATAAGAATGACCCAATTTCTACCGCACGAATCCCCGCTACTTTATACAGTTCACAAGCTAACGCTTGTGCAGGGAATTGATCCGCTGGAATATGTGGCAATAATTTTCCTGCATCAACAAATGCTGCGTGACCACCAGGTTGCTGACAAACCACTCCTATTTCTTCTAAGCCATTAACAAGATATTCAATTTGGTTAATACGATAAGCTAACCAATCTTGACGCATACCATCACGTAAACCAACCGATAAACGTTCCATTGCGCCACCCTCTAAGCCACCGTATGTTGGGAAGCCTTCTTGTACAACACAAAGTGTACGACATTCGTTATAGACATCTTCCATGCGTTTATCTTTGAAGCACAATAAACCACCCATTGGAACCATTGCATCTTTTTTCGCAGACATTGCTAATGCATCTGCGTATTTATAGCTTTCATACGTGATTTGTTCTATTGTCCAGCTCTTATAAGCTGCTTCACGTTGTTGAATGAAATACGCATTTTCTGCAAAACGCGCAGAGTCCATTACCACAGGAATATCATATTTCTGTGCAATTTGGTACATTGCACGCATATTTGCAAGTGATACTGGCTGACCACCTGCTGAGTTACAAGTTATTGTACAAACGATATAAGGTACGTTATTCGGACCAACTTCAAGAATACCTTGCTCTAATTTTTCAATGTCAAAGTTACCTTTAAAATCTGCATTAACACCTGTATCAAATGCTTCTTTGGTGTAAACATTACGTACAGTTGCACCGTTGATTTGGCTGTGGCCTTGTGTTGTATCAAAGAAGTAGTTTGAGAATACAACCATTTTGCTACGATCTAACCCCTTCTCTTGCTCACGTTTTTTGATTAATACCGGGATATAGATTTGTTCAGCCCCACGACCTTGGTGAGTCGGAATGGTATATTCATAACCAAAAATGTCTTTCACTGCATTTGCTAATGCATAATAACTACGA encodes:
- the pgl gene encoding 6-phosphogluconolactonase, producing MNTVIFDNAQNAVEKIAQELLAYSLENRPVHISLSGGSTPKLLFKTLAQVPYNTEIQWQNLHFWWGDDRMVLPTDPESNYGEVQKLLFDHIQIPTENIHRIRGEEPVETELKRFEQELSAVVPEQVFDWIILGMGTDGHTASLFPHQTNFDDPHLAVIAKHPETGQIRISKTAKLIEQAKRVTYLVTGASKAEILKEIQTKPAESLPYPAAKIKAKKGITEWYLDKDAAKLL
- a CDS encoding Cof-type HAD-IIB family hydrolase, giving the protein MNIPNYKNQIKIVFFDIDETLLIKDEDRIPDSVVPALNKLKENGIITAIATGRTPSNFPPKIKELIAQTGMDLFVTINGQYIDYKNAPLEKNTLPTEKIQKLVDFFEKHQIEYAQISPTDTAISAATEEVRGALDPLKGHYYVDKDFFKNNDVFQILAFYNTEKDELVQNSGVLAGLQSVRWHKDSMDLFDANISKASGIASAIRHLGFEMENVMAFGDGLNDIEMLRTVGVGVAMGNAHEDVKKIARHITRPIDQDGIHYFLKQAGLLD
- the gnd gene encoding decarboxylating NADP(+)-dependent phosphogluconate dehydrogenase; translation: MSVKGDIGVIGLAVMGQNLILNMNDHGFKVVAFNRTTSKVDEFLQGAAKGTNIIGAYSLQDLADKLEKPRKVMLMVRAGDVVDQFIEALLPHLEEGDIIIDGGNTNYPDTNRRVAYLREKGIRFIGTGVSGGEEGARFGPSIMPGGDESAWEHVKPILQAISAKTEQGEACCDWVGRDGAGHFVKMVHNGIEYGDMQLICEAYQFLKEGVGLSDDELEATFNEWRNTELDSYLIDITADILGYKDEDGSRLVDKILDTAGQKGTGKWTGINALDFGIPLTLITESVFARCVSSFKDQRVEASKLFNKAVGKVEGDKKVWIEAVRKALLASKIISYAQGFMLIREASENFGWNINYGNTALLWREGCIIRSRFLGNIRDAYEANPDLIFLGSDDYFKGILENSLGEWRKVVAKSIEVGIPMPCMASAITFLDSYTSERLPANLLQAQRDYFGAHTYERTDKPRGEFFHTNWTGRGGDTASTTYDV
- the tnaA gene encoding tryptophanase, with the translated sequence MENFKHLPEPFRIRVIEPVKRTTREYRDQAILKAGMNPFLLDSEDVFIDLLTDSGTGAVTQEMQAAMLRGDEAYSGSRSYYALANAVKDIFGYEYTIPTHQGRGAEQIYIPVLIKKREQEKGLDRSKMVVFSNYFFDTTQGHSQINGATVRNVYTKEAFDTGVNADFKGNFDIEKLEQGILEVGPNNVPYIVCTITCNSAGGQPVSLANMRAMYQIAQKYDIPVVMDSARFAENAYFIQQREAAYKSWTIEQITYESYKYADALAMSAKKDAMVPMGGLLCFKDKRMEDVYNECRTLCVVQEGFPTYGGLEGGAMERLSVGLRDGMRQDWLAYRINQIEYLVNGLEEIGVVCQQPGGHAAFVDAGKLLPHIPADQFPAQALACELYKVAGIRAVEIGSFLLGRDPKTGKQLPCPAELLRLTVPRATYTQTHMDFIIEAFKHVKENAENIKGLTFTYEPKVLRHFTARLKEV
- the zwf gene encoding glucose-6-phosphate dehydrogenase, with the translated sequence MKIEADNNCIVIFGASGDLTHRKLIPALYNLYKIGRLTEHFSVLGVARTELSDESFRDKMRQALIKHEGANGETLEEFCNHLYYQALNTSDASDYGKLIPRLDELHDKYQTYGNTLYYLSTPPSLYGVIPECLAAHGLNTEEFGWKRLIVEKPFGYDIRTAKELDIQIHRFFAEHQIYRIDHYLGKETVQNLLVLRFSNGLFEPLWNRNFIDYVEITGAESLGVEERGGYYDGSGAMRDMFQNHLLQVLAMVAMEPPAIINADSMRDEVAKVLYCLHPLSQDDLENNLVLGQYGTGVINGEEVKGYLQEKGVPADSDTETYMALRCEIDNWRWAGVPFYVRTGKRLPTRVTEVVIHFKTTPHPVFSQKAPENKLIIRIQPDEGISMRFGLKKPGAGFEAKEVSMDFRYADLASPSLLTAYERLLLDSMKGDATLFARTDAVHACWKFVEPILDYKAKNGRVYEYESGSWGPTEADKLIAKTGRVWRRPSGLMKKKV
- the nfuA gene encoding Fe-S biogenesis protein NfuA; amino-acid sequence: MEQIKISEAAQAHFRRLLDQQEEGTNIRIFVVNPGSPNAECGVSYCPANAVEATDTEMKYATFSAFVDEISLPFLEDAEIDYVTEELGAQLTLKAPNAKMRKVADDAPLIERVEYVIQTQINPQLASHGGKITLIEITNEGYAILQFGGGCNGCSMVDVTLKDGIEKQLLSLFPNELKGAKDVTEHQRGEHSYY
- a CDS encoding aromatic amino acid transporter: MKKTPSIFGGACIIASVCVGAGMLGLPSSGAGAWTIWSILTVCFTMFIMTISGWLLLEAYKHYDLRASFNTVTKDMLGNSVNVINNLAVYFVGGILLYAYTTASGGILSGLIGPYLELDSRIWSVIFVLVFSFFVWHSTRIVDRVSVLLIIFMALSFIFSVFGLTVNIDLTTLFDTQGADSNYAMYAMGLLPVALTSFGYHHSVATMRAYYGDERKAKYAILGGTSIALALYLVWIISIFGNLPRSQFGPVLASDGNLDVLLGALGNVIESASVKQAINAFSIAAILSSFIGVGLGVFDFLADFFKFDNTKEGRLKSWAVTFLPPLALSVLFPLGFLKAIGYAGAVATIWTCLIPAMLARKSRTMPNGKVGFIVGGGNITIVIVILFGIVTALFHFLAMFNMLPAFKG
- a CDS encoding DNA utilization protein GntX, whose protein sequence is MNWFGFRCFLCQQPLAIAHHGLCSHCNQTIHRFTYCGHCGMEIARPALHCGRCLQNEPSWDRIVIIARYMEPLSQLIHHFKFQKSFFLDRTLARLLLLAVYDARRIYGLTLPDVLIPVPLYHFRQWQRGYNQADLLAQQLSKWLKIPVDNQLVQRCKHTHTQRGLSATDRRKNLRHAFQLSDKQSKCRYQSVALIDDVITTGSTLNEIAKLLRKAGIQHIQVWGLART